In Rhizobium sp. 11515TR, the DNA window TCGATGAGCGCACTAAATGCTAGATCTCTAAATTTAGAAGGCTTAAGTTTCGCGAACCGACCTTTATTTGCTCTTGAACGGAGCTGAACCAACGACTCTGTGCTTACATACTTCTCGAGCAACATCGCCATTACCAAGAACTTAGGCCGCCGGGCAAGGCCGATCTAGGGCTAGTTGCCTGCTTTTTGCTTCTAACCCAACTGGGAATGTAAAAACATCCAACACACGCCCCTTGACCATCAAGCCCCATGGCTTGCTCAAAACTCCTTCCAATCGGAAACGACTCGACCGCCAACGGCAGCCGATCTGCGGGCCATTTGCGCAACCGGCTCGGCGGAAGCGCGACGCGATGGCTCAGCCATGGCGCGCGCGGTTTGTCGCAAGACTGCCGAGTTCGCTAAGGCCCCGGCGTCAAGGCGGAATTGAGATACGAGTTCGCTCAGCTTGCTGGCCTCAGCGGCAAGCGCGGCGGAGGCTGCCGTCGACTGCTCGACCATCGCCGCATTCTGTTGCGTCGTCTGATCCATCGTATTGACCGCCGCATTGACCTCGGCAAGGCCTGTCGACTGCTCCTTGGCGGACGCGGCGATGGCGTTCATGTGCTCGTTTATGCCGGAGATGCGCTCACCGATTTCCTTCAATGCGATACCCGTTTCACGCACGAGCTTCACTCCACCATCGACCTCGGTCGAAGACGCATTGATCAGCATTTTGATCTCTTTTGCCGCCGCCGCGGAGCGCTGCGCCAATTCCCGCACTTCCTGCGCCACAACGGCAAATCCCTTGCCAGCTTCGCCGGCGCGCGCCGCTTCCACCCCGGCGTTGAGCGCCAATAGGTTGGTCTGGAAGGCAATGTCATCGATCACGCCGATGATATTGGAAATCTGCTGGGAAGAACTCTCTATTCGCTGCATAGCTTCCTCGGCCCTGCTGACGACGTCAACTGACCTGGCTGCGCTATGATCGGCGACAGTGGCCGCCACTCGCGCTTCTTCCGTCCGCTTGCTCGAATTGCTTACATTGACCGTAATCTGATCGAGAGCGGCGGCTGTCTCTTCAAGCGATGCTGCCTGCTGCTCGGTGCGGCGGGAAAGATCGTTGGTTCCGGAAGAGATCTCCTGGGTGCCGCTGTCAATCGACACTATGCTCTCGGCAATCGCCCGCAACGTGCTGCTCAACTGCTGCAGCGACGTGTTGAAATCGTGCCGAAGAGCTTCGAAATCCGGAGCGAATGGCTCATCGAGCTGGAAGGAAAGATCCCCGGAGGCCAACCTCTTAAGCCCCATGGCAAGACCGGATGTCGCGACTCGCAAACGCTCTGCGGCATCGGTTTCCGCCTGCCGCTGGGCAGCGATTCTGTCTGCTTCCGCCTGCTGACGGTCCCTTGCCGCGTCCGCTTCGAGCTCGCCCTTGGCGATTGCTGCTTTTCGGAATACTTCGACGGCCTGCGCCATCGTCCCTACTTCGTCCCTTCGGCCGATGCCCGTGCAAGCGATATTGGTCTCGCCGCCCGCGAGCTTGGCCATATCCGCGCAAAGCGCCAGGATGGGTTTGCACACGGTCCTGCGGAACAATATGAAGAGCATGATGGAGAACAGCGCAGTCAGCCCCAGAAGCCCCTGCATGAAGTCGCGAATGGAATTTGCCGTGCGGGTACTCTCCGCCGAGATCGATTCCGATACTTTTTGTATCTGATCGCCTGCTTCCTCCATGGCAGTTTCCAAGGTAGAAAACTGCTTCATGAAATCGGGCAATGCCTTCAAGGCGCCAGCTGGATCCTTCTCCGCCGTCGCGACCATTTTGGTTGCGTTATCGATATAGGCCAGCAACGGAGATTCGACGCCGGCAAGCACCTTTTGAGTTTCCGGATCCGTTGCGAGCGCCTTGTTGGCCTTAATCATCTCGCGAAACGAGGTGACATGTTCCGAAAGATCCGAGTTAACCGTTTCAAAGCGGATGCCGGACGCGGGATCGGAAGCAAGCAATGCAGCCAAGACATCCGCTCTTAAAGCATCATGCATCATATCTGCCTGCATGTGATTACGCAGAACCTGAGCCGATCCTGCTATTTTCTCGGCATCCTGCGTCAGCGTCGAAGCGGACCATATGCCCACGCCGGTTGCGCCGCCCGCAATCACAAATATTGCCACACTTGCCAGGATGATTTTCTGCTGGATCGATGCCATGAAACATATCCCAAGTTTTCCTCAAGAGAAGAATATGGGATCGTGCTTAATTATCCGTCAAAATATGTCGATCAACAGAAATCTATTTTCCAAATTATCAAAATACAACCAGTATTATACTATTTTTCTTGGAAAATACCACTAACGCGCGGAGAAGACTGGATGCGTGCTGAGCATGGATGGCTCTATTGCAAGAATTCTGATTGACCGTAAAGAGACATTCCCACGCCTCTCTATTCTTCTCGAAGGGAGCTGGACCGGCGACATCTCGTTTAAAGCTAAGTAATTGACAAATCGGGCGCTTGCCGGAGCTCGGCTTGCGGCAAGCTGTTACTGTAACTGGTCCATCCTTCGCTTCCCCTTCGTCTATGGAGACGGTGACGGACATCTCCAATCTCTTCCCAAGCACGTCAGCACCTGGCATCCGGCGCAACGCATGAGCACGATCCACCATCGTGATATCGCACAAGCAATCACGCTGGCGCTCAAAGGTGATTTCGATCGGCGTATCGTGAACTTGGCCGACGAGGCGCCCTCGTCCATCTACGAACTCGCGGGCATGGTGGGGAAGCGGTTGGACTCAAGTTGCGAGCCTCTCTCAAATCCCTGGTACCTGCATGTCGATACGTCCCTCGCCTACAGCCTGGGTTTTCATCCTAGCATCAGGACCGTCTACCAAGCCTGGCAGGAAGGAATTTCGCAGGCGGATCGCAGAACTTGGTGGCCGGGCTCGACATGTTGGCGTGTTAGCGTCTGTTGCCTACTTGGCGCACCTGAATGGTTGGTTTTTCGTAGCGCTCTTGAAGGGACCGGAACTCACGACTCCATTTTTACGAGAGCTATCCATCTGAAATTCCTCGCTGTCGGACATCCGCTTTGCCTGCATGGAATGACCGGTTAGGGCCGTAAGCCGAAGTTCTTTCGCTTGGGATCCGCAGGCGTGGGGACTGTGGCCCTATGCAAGTGAAATCGCCGCCTTCGAATAATATGGATTCGAGCAAATCGGGAGCGACCTTGGTCGGCAAGAAGCCGATTAGCGTTTGTGCGCTGATCCCGCTGGCCGCATCGGGGCGCCCTGCATCCCTGCGCTAGAGCAAGGTGCCGCGCGTGTCGCCCCGATTATATCCATGTAGCATGCCATACAAGCGGGCCGCCGGCGCGGTAGCGCCCGCCCGTGCTCGCCAAGGGCGGCCACCCCTTATTACCGATCCACTTCGTACGCAAAAGGCCTCGTACAGCAGCTTGCCGAGAGGATCCGATTGGGCCGGCACAATCGAAGTCCTGGGGAGCGCGGTATAATCGCGATCCTCGAATTGGAGCCGGCCGCGTGAGTGTAGAAATGGCAGCTGTCGCCCTACCTGCTGTCATGAATCGCGCGTGTGGGTGAATCCCAGAGTCTCTCCGGCCTCGGGGCGTGCCCGGCTGTCGGCTGAAATTCGAGCCTCGTCGCCGGGGAGAGTGGTTTTTCATTGGAATGGCTTCCTTTCGAGCGTCTGCCTGAAAACCCGCAAGGATAGCAGACGGCGGAGTATGTCCATGCGGCGATCTCGATCGTGTTCATATATTGTATTTTCCTCTAACATCTATTGTGTACTTAGATTATACAATTTCATTGACTCAATGAATGGCATGTGCGACCTTCCTTCCATCAGCGGAACCGAAGGGTTCAATTCCCTGCAAAATCCCAAGGAGGAGGTCGCAATGAAGGGCGGGAAGAGCAATCTTTACGAGGATCTGAAGCGTCAAATTCTGACGATGGAGCTCGATCCCGATCAGGATTTGGATGAAGCGAGCCTCAGCGAACAATACGGCCTCTCCCGCACCCCCGTCCGGGAAATCTTTCGGCGTCTCGAAGGCGAAGGCTATATCGACATCCGGGCCAATCGCGGCGCGCGCGTCAGCCCGATGAACCATCAGACCCTCAGGCACTTCTTCCTGGTCGCACCGATGATTTATGCGGCGATCGGCAGGCTCGCGGTTCAAAACTTTAAACCGAAACAGCTCGTGGATCTGAAGGAGACGCAGGATCGGTTCCGGTCTGCAAGCATCGCCGGCGATGCTCTCGCCATGGTGCTGGAGAATAATCGTTTCCACGAAATCATCGGCGAAATGTCGTTCAATGCCTATCTTCAGCCGAGCCTGGGCCGCCTGCTGATCGACCATGCACGGATCGGCCACACCTTCTTCCGGCCGAAGAACGACGATATGCGCGAACGGCTTCAACTCGCCGTGGAGCATCATGATGGCTTCATCGAGGCTATCGCGCGGCACGATGAAGACACCGTCGTGGACCTGGTCTTCGAACATTGGGAACTGTCGCGCGAGAACATGGAAATGTTCATCGCGCCGCAAGGAATGAAGGCGGACGCGCTCGTCGAAGTGCCCGTCGCATCGATGGAGAAATCGTCTTGAATTTCGAAGGCATCTATACCCCGGCGATCACGCCGCACGGACCGGACCGCCAGATAGACAAGGCTGCCTTCGCAGCCGTCCTGGAATCGCTCGTCGAGGCCAAGGTTCACGGCATCATCATCGGTGGCTCCACGGGCGAATATTATGCCCAGTCCATGCAGGAACGGCTTGATCTTGCTGCCTACGCCAAACAGATCATCGCAAAACGTCTGCCGCTGATCGTCGGCACCGGGGCGATCCGTACGGAGGATTCGGTCGCTTATGCAACGGCAGCAAAAGAGATCGGCGCGGATGCAATCCTCGTGACGTCGCCACCCTATGCCCTGCCGACGGAGAAGGAAAACGCCATTCACGCATTGACGGTCGACCGCGCCGCCGATCTGCCGATCATGCTCTACAACTATCCTGCCCGCATGGGCGTGATGATGGGCGACGAATATTTCTCGCGCGTCGGCAAATCCAAGAATGTGAGAGCGATCAAGGAAAGTTCCGGAGAGATGGCGAACGTCCATCTGCTGGCGCGGAAATTTCCTCACATCGCACTGTCTTGCGGCTGGGACGACCAGGCGCTCGAATTCTTCGCCTGGGGTGCAAAAAGCTGGGTATGCGCCGGCTCGAACTTCCTGCCTCGCGAACATGTCGCGCTCTACGAAGCCTGCGTGCTCGAAAAGAATTTCGACAAGGGTCGCGCCATCATGTCGGCGATGCTGCCGCTGATGGATTTTCTCGAAACCGGCAAGTTCGTGCAATCGATCAAGCATGGCTGCGAGATCATCGGCCTCAAGGCCGGGCCTGTCCGCGCGCCGCTGCGCGGAATGACCTCCGAGGAAAAAAGAACCCTCCAGACTGTCGTCGCCACCTTGAAGCGCACGGTCGCCCAGATCACGTCGGGAGCCAATCATGCATGAACCTTTGACCGCCGCCGAATACAAGGCGATCGCCGCCGGCCTCGGTCTGCCGACGAACGCCTTCATCGACGGCTCCTTCCGGCCGGCCAATTCCGGCAAGACGTTCGAGACCATCAATCCGGCGACCGGCGAACTCCTGGCTAACATTGCCGCCTGTGACGTCAGCGACGTCGACTACGCCGTGCTCAAGGCAAGAGAGGCCTTCGAGGATGGCCGCTGGCGTCAGCTATCGCCGGCCGAGCGCAAGGCAACGCTCATCAAGTTCGCCCGGCTGCTGGAAGAGAACCGTCACGAACTGGCGGTCATGGAGAGCCTCGATAGCGGCAAGCCGGTTCGCGAATGTCAGACCGTTGACGTGCCCGACACCATCCATACCATCCGCTGGCATGCCGAGGCGATCGACAAGCTCTATGACAACACCAATCCGGTCGGCCCGGACGCGCTGGCGATGGTGGTGCGCGAGCCGATCGGCGTCGTCGGCTGCGTGCTGCCCTGGAACTTCCCCCTGCTGATGCTTGCCTGGAAGATCGGTCCGGCGCTGGCTGCCGGTTGCTCCGTCATCGTCAAGCCCGCGCAGGAGACGACGCTGACGACGCTGCGGGTTGCCGAACTTGCCTATGAAGCCGGCATCCCGGCCGGTGTCTTCAATGTCGTCACTGGCAGCGGCCGGGATGTCGGCGAACCGCTCGGCCTGCATATGGATGTCGACATGGTGGCCTTTACCGGCTCGACACCAACAGGCCGCCGTTTCCTGCATTATTCCGCCGATTCCAACCTGAAGAAGGTCGTTCTCGAATGCGGCGGCAAGAACCCGGCCGTGGTGCTGGAAGATGCCGAAGATCTCGATCTCGTCGCCGAGCAGATCGTCAACGGTGCCTTCTGGAACATGGGCGAAAACTGCTCAGCCAGTTCGCGCCTCATCGTCCAAGCTAACATCAAGGACGAGCTTTTGAAGCGCATCGGCGCCTATATGCACGAGTGGAAGACGGGCGATCCCCTCGATCCGGAAAACCGCGTCGGCGCACTGGTCAGCAAAAACCATTATGAGAAGGTCACCTCCTTCCTTCACGACGTCAAAAGCGAGAAGCTGACGATCGCCCATGGCGGCGAAACGCATGGCGGCATCTTCGTCGAGCCGACGGTGGTTGACGGCGTCACGTCCGCAAGCCGGCTGTTCAAGGAGGAGATCTTCGGGCCGATCCTGTCGGTGACGACGTTCAACACGCTGGCCGAGGCCGTCGCTCTTGCCAACGACACCAATTATGGCCTGACGGCGTCGGTCTATACCGGCAGCCTGAAGAATGCGATCCGGCTGTCACGCGACATCCGGGCCGGCCTCGTCACCGTCAACTGCTTCGGCGAAGGCGACGCAACGACGCCATTCGGCGGCTACAAGGAGTCCGGTTTCGGCGGACGCGACAAGTCGATCTTCGCCCACGACAATTATTGCGAACTGAAGACGATCTGGATCGATATCTCTGATCGCTCGATAGACGAGACGATCCGATGACCACGACGTCCGTCAAACGTCTGCCGGCAGAGAATGGAAGGTCGGGCTGGGAGGCGATCAGTCGACGTTCTCTCCCGGTCCGGAGCCTGGAAGGCAACGTGACCGCGGACTGGCTCATCATCGGTGCAGGCTTTGCCGGGCTCTCGGCGGCTCGCCGTCTGCTGCAGCTCCGGCCCTACGATAAAATCGTCGTACTTGATGCAAGCGAGATCGGCAAGGGCACCTCGGGCCGCAATTCCGGCTTCATGATCGACGTCCCGCACAATCTATCGTCGAGCGAATATGCGAGTGGCGGTCTGGACGCCACTCGCCTGGAGATGGCTCAGAACAGGGCTGCGATCGCCTTTGCGAAAGAAGCCGCGGACGAATACGCCATGTCGTCCGAGACGTTCGACCCGGCGGGCAAGATCAATGCGGCGGCAACCGCGCGCGGAATGAGACTGAACATCAGCTTTGGCCAATCCTTGCGGAGCGCAGGCGAAAAGCACGCATTTCTGAATGCCGCCGAAATGCAGGAGATCACCGGATCCGACTATTATCTTGGCGGCCTGTTTACGCCGGGCGCAGTCCTGATCCAGCCGGCGAACTATATCCGCGAATTCGCCGCAGGGCTGTCTCGCAAAATCGACCTCTTCGAAAGATCGCCGGTTACCGCCCTGACGCGGAACAAAGGTACATGGGCGGCGATCTCCCCTCGCGGCAAGGTCACCGCACCGAACGTTATCCTCGGTGTCAACGGTCACATCGACGACTTCGGTCACTTCCGCGGCCGCCTGATGCACATCTTTGCATACGCCTCGATGACCGCCCCCTTTCCCGCGGAAGATTTTGGCCGTCAGGTTTCGGGGCGCGATCGGTGGGCGCTGCTTCCGGCCGATGCCATGGGTGCGACGGTGCGAAAGATCACCTCCTGCGGACAGTCGCGCATCGTCATTCGGACGAAATACACCTACGAGACGACGATCACCGTTTCGGATCATCGAATGGCCAAGATGGCCACGGAACACAGAAACTCCCTCGATGCGCGGTTTCCCGGGCTCAAGGAGCTCCCCTTCGAATATAGCTGGGCAGGGCGTCTTTGCCTGAGCCGCAATCATGTACCGGCCTTCGGCGAAATCGAGGAAGGGCTTTATTCGGCATGCTGCGAAAACGGGCTCGGCACCGTCAAGAGCACATTGGCAGGCATAATGGCCGCTGAACTTGCGACCGGCACTGCCTCGGAACAACTCGAACAATACATGGATCACGCCGCGCCATCCCGGTTGCCACCGGAACCGTTCGCATGGCTCGGCATCAATTCCGTGATCCGTTTGCAGGAATTGCGCGCAGGCCGCGAGGGATGATCCCTTGCCGCGCAATGTGAAGACTGAGCCTCTCGCAGGTCTTCAACAATATGGGAACGAAAACTAGGAGCAAGAAAAATGAAGACTTTGTGGAAAGCGCTCTGCGCCGCCGCGATGGTCGGAATGACCGCATTCTCCGCGCATGCGGAAGAGAAGAGCATCACCGTAGGAACGATGTCGTGGGAAGACCTGACACCGATCACTGGGATTACTAAAAAGGTGCTGGAGGATGCCGGCTATACGGTAAAGGTCGTGCCGTTCTCCGAATGGGGCATCGCCTATGCAGCACTCAGCAAGGGTGACATCCAGATCCTTGCCTCTCAGACCGATTACGTCGCACAGGACTATTGGGACAAGAACAAGAAGCGCCTCGAAAAGATCTCGCCCGTTTCGCACGGCCTGTTCCAAGGCGTTGCCGTCCCGAAATACGTTCCGATCGATTCGATCGATCAGTTGAACGCCAATGCCGACAAGTTCGGCGGCAAGATCGTCGGCATCGAGCCGGGTTCAGGCTTGATGCGCGATACTGCTAACGCCGTCAAAGGCTATGACTTGAAACTGCAGCTTGTCGAAGGCAGCACCTCCGCCATGACCGCAGCGCTGAAATCCGCCGTCGACCGGAAGGAATGGATTGCCGTGACGATCTGGGAGCCGTCCTGGATGATGCAGAAATATGACGTAAAATTCCTGAAGGATCCCAAGGGCATCTTCCCGCCGCCGCAGAGCTACTATTGGATCGGCAAGAAAGGTTTCTCCGCCGACTATCCGCACGCCCGCGAGGTCATCGCCAGCGTCTATGTGCCGCTCGCCGACATTACCGCGATCAACAGCGCCGTGAATGACGGCAAGACGATGGACGAGGCCATCAAGGACTGGACCACGAGCCACACCGATCTCCTGAAGCGGTGGGAGAATATCAAGGGCGAATGATGTCGACAGCGGGCCGCCATCGGGGCGGCCCGCATCCCTCAACGAAGACGAACAGGCCGGCAATGGACTGGCTGCGTGGGGAATACAATGAACACTGTCATGGATAACACCGGTGAAGTCCTGGTCGATTGCCAGAACGTCTGGAAGATATTCGGCGCCCGTGCGGCGGCCGCCGTGAAGGCCGTTTCAGAACGTGGCCTTTCCAAGAAGCAGGTGCTTGACGAATTCAACTGTGTCGTCGGTGTCTCCGATGCTCACCTCCAGGTCCGTCGCGGCGAGATCTTCTGCATCATGGGCCTCTCAGGAAGCGGAAAATCCACCCTGGTCCGCCTTCTCAACCGTCTTATCGAACCAAGTCTCGGCAGGATCACGATCAAGGGCAAGGAAATCGCCAGGCTGAATGCGGCCGAACTGCGCGATATGCGCGCCCGCAATATCGGCATGGTGTTCCAGAGTGTGGCGCTGCTTCCAAATCGTACCGTTCTCGAGAATGCGGCCTTCGGATTGGAAGTCCGCGGCGTGTCAAAGGATGAGCGCAACAAGACGGCCCGAGCTGCGCTCGATAAGGTCGGCCTCTCCGACTGGACATCGCGATACCCTTCTGAACTATCGGGTGGGATGCAGCAGCGCGTCGGCCTGGCGCGTGCTTTGGCGGCCGATCCCGAGAT includes these proteins:
- a CDS encoding quaternary amine ABC transporter ATP-binding protein; this encodes MNTVMDNTGEVLVDCQNVWKIFGARAAAAVKAVSERGLSKKQVLDEFNCVVGVSDAHLQVRRGEIFCIMGLSGSGKSTLVRLLNRLIEPSLGRITIKGKEIARLNAAELRDMRARNIGMVFQSVALLPNRTVLENAAFGLEVRGVSKDERNKTARAALDKVGLSDWTSRYPSELSGGMQQRVGLARALAADPEIILMDEPFSALDPLIRRQLQDEFRELTKSLGKSAVFITHDLEEAIRIGDRIAIMKDGVIVQVGTAEEIVTKPADGYVADFVAGISRVHLVKAHSVMQSIAEYRSLQPQHDVDALLKTSPEADIGELIDLTMKSDRDAVAVIDNGSIVGVVTTRGLLRGVAGSPAPEQMPA
- a CDS encoding aldehyde dehydrogenase — its product is MHEPLTAAEYKAIAAGLGLPTNAFIDGSFRPANSGKTFETINPATGELLANIAACDVSDVDYAVLKAREAFEDGRWRQLSPAERKATLIKFARLLEENRHELAVMESLDSGKPVRECQTVDVPDTIHTIRWHAEAIDKLYDNTNPVGPDALAMVVREPIGVVGCVLPWNFPLLMLAWKIGPALAAGCSVIVKPAQETTLTTLRVAELAYEAGIPAGVFNVVTGSGRDVGEPLGLHMDVDMVAFTGSTPTGRRFLHYSADSNLKKVVLECGGKNPAVVLEDAEDLDLVAEQIVNGAFWNMGENCSASSRLIVQANIKDELLKRIGAYMHEWKTGDPLDPENRVGALVSKNHYEKVTSFLHDVKSEKLTIAHGGETHGGIFVEPTVVDGVTSASRLFKEEIFGPILSVTTFNTLAEAVALANDTNYGLTASVYTGSLKNAIRLSRDIRAGLVTVNCFGEGDATTPFGGYKESGFGGRDKSIFAHDNYCELKTIWIDISDRSIDETIR
- a CDS encoding NAD(P)/FAD-dependent oxidoreductase; its protein translation is MTTTSVKRLPAENGRSGWEAISRRSLPVRSLEGNVTADWLIIGAGFAGLSAARRLLQLRPYDKIVVLDASEIGKGTSGRNSGFMIDVPHNLSSSEYASGGLDATRLEMAQNRAAIAFAKEAADEYAMSSETFDPAGKINAAATARGMRLNISFGQSLRSAGEKHAFLNAAEMQEITGSDYYLGGLFTPGAVLIQPANYIREFAAGLSRKIDLFERSPVTALTRNKGTWAAISPRGKVTAPNVILGVNGHIDDFGHFRGRLMHIFAYASMTAPFPAEDFGRQVSGRDRWALLPADAMGATVRKITSCGQSRIVIRTKYTYETTITVSDHRMAKMATEHRNSLDARFPGLKELPFEYSWAGRLCLSRNHVPAFGEIEEGLYSACCENGLGTVKSTLAGIMAAELATGTASEQLEQYMDHAAPSRLPPEPFAWLGINSVIRLQELRAGREG
- a CDS encoding GntR family transcriptional regulator — protein: MKGGKSNLYEDLKRQILTMELDPDQDLDEASLSEQYGLSRTPVREIFRRLEGEGYIDIRANRGARVSPMNHQTLRHFFLVAPMIYAAIGRLAVQNFKPKQLVDLKETQDRFRSASIAGDALAMVLENNRFHEIIGEMSFNAYLQPSLGRLLIDHARIGHTFFRPKNDDMRERLQLAVEHHDGFIEAIARHDEDTVVDLVFEHWELSRENMEMFIAPQGMKADALVEVPVASMEKSS
- a CDS encoding methyl-accepting chemotaxis protein, with amino-acid sequence MASIQQKIILASVAIFVIAGGATGVGIWSASTLTQDAEKIAGSAQVLRNHMQADMMHDALRADVLAALLASDPASGIRFETVNSDLSEHVTSFREMIKANKALATDPETQKVLAGVESPLLAYIDNATKMVATAEKDPAGALKALPDFMKQFSTLETAMEEAGDQIQKVSESISAESTRTANSIRDFMQGLLGLTALFSIMLFILFRRTVCKPILALCADMAKLAGGETNIACTGIGRRDEVGTMAQAVEVFRKAAIAKGELEADAARDRQQAEADRIAAQRQAETDAAERLRVATSGLAMGLKRLASGDLSFQLDEPFAPDFEALRHDFNTSLQQLSSTLRAIAESIVSIDSGTQEISSGTNDLSRRTEQQAASLEETAAALDQITVNVSNSSKRTEEARVAATVADHSAARSVDVVSRAEEAMQRIESSSQQISNIIGVIDDIAFQTNLLALNAGVEAARAGEAGKGFAVVAQEVRELAQRSAAAAKEIKMLINASSTEVDGGVKLVRETGIALKEIGERISGINEHMNAIAASAKEQSTGLAEVNAAVNTMDQTTQQNAAMVEQSTAASAALAAEASKLSELVSQFRLDAGALANSAVLRQTARAMAEPSRRASAEPVAQMARRSAAVGGRVVSDWKEF
- a CDS encoding dihydrodipicolinate synthase family protein, which gives rise to MNFEGIYTPAITPHGPDRQIDKAAFAAVLESLVEAKVHGIIIGGSTGEYYAQSMQERLDLAAYAKQIIAKRLPLIVGTGAIRTEDSVAYATAAKEIGADAILVTSPPYALPTEKENAIHALTVDRAADLPIMLYNYPARMGVMMGDEYFSRVGKSKNVRAIKESSGEMANVHLLARKFPHIALSCGWDDQALEFFAWGAKSWVCAGSNFLPREHVALYEACVLEKNFDKGRAIMSAMLPLMDFLETGKFVQSIKHGCEIIGLKAGPVRAPLRGMTSEEKRTLQTVVATLKRTVAQITSGANHA
- a CDS encoding glycine betaine ABC transporter substrate-binding protein — translated: MKTLWKALCAAAMVGMTAFSAHAEEKSITVGTMSWEDLTPITGITKKVLEDAGYTVKVVPFSEWGIAYAALSKGDIQILASQTDYVAQDYWDKNKKRLEKISPVSHGLFQGVAVPKYVPIDSIDQLNANADKFGGKIVGIEPGSGLMRDTANAVKGYDLKLQLVEGSTSAMTAALKSAVDRKEWIAVTIWEPSWMMQKYDVKFLKDPKGIFPPPQSYYWIGKKGFSADYPHAREVIASVYVPLADITAINSAVNDGKTMDEAIKDWTTSHTDLLKRWENIKGE